ACCAGGCGGTAGGCCCGCATGGGCTAGAGGTAGACCCCTTCCTCCAGGTTGTCCAGGAGGTCCAACACCGCTTCCAGCCCCGCCTCGTTGCCCGCGAGGTCCAGGGGCCTCCGGCCCCCCAGGGCCGGATTGGGGGCCTTGAGGAAGCGGCGGGCCCGGGCCTCGTCCCCGTGGAAGAGAAGGGCCCTTTCCCAGAGGCGGTAGAGGCGGTAGAGGCGGTCGGAGAGCTCGGGGGTGAGCCTCGGGCCTTGGCGCTGCAGGGTTCTGGGGGTGGTGCGCAGGGCCTGGGCCAGTTCCCCTTGGGTGAGCTCCAGGCTTCTGCGGACCTCCTCCAGGGCTTCCCTCGGGAGCCCTTGGGCCACCAGTTCTGCCCGGGCCAGGGGGGTGGCGGGTAGGGTCATGAGCTTATTGTCGTATTTGAAGCGACCACATGCAACCCCCGGGGACAAGGGATGGGCACGGGGCGGGGCCTACCCGCGGTTTTTGGAAAGGGACCGGCCCTAGAAAGGCCTGGAAGGCCCTCGAGGGGGGAGGGGGCGATAAATGCCCCGGGAGCAAGAGGAAGAGCCCACCCCTAGCCGCGTCTGCGGCCTGACCCTCCCCTGACCTGAGAAAGCTAACCTGCCCTTGGGTGACGTATGGAGCGCTGGAAACCTGTTGCAGGATTTATGGGTTTGATGGCGGTGACCTTGGGCTTACTGGGGCTTTTCGAGGCCCGTGGGGCGGGCCCGGAAGGCGCCCAGGTGGTGGGCGTCTACAGCCTTCCCCCGACCCCCATCCGGGCCCTCAACCCCCATCTGCGCCAAGAGGACGTGGATGAGGCGCTACGGCGGGGCTGGCCCGTGGCCGACCGCCCCGCTTTGGGCTCGGGCCTCTTCTACCTGGGGAACGGGCGCTTCCTAGGGCTAACCGACCGCGGCCCCAACGGGGACTGCCCTGGGGGCAAGTTTTTCCCCCTACCCCGCTTCGCCCCGGTGCTGCTGCCTTTCCGGCTGGACGAGGCCACCAAGACCATCCGCCTCGAGGCCCCCCTCCCCTTGCGCACCCCCGGCGGGGCCCCCCTCACCGGCCTGCCCAACCGGGAGGGAGAGGACGTGCCCTTCGCCAGCACGGAGTGCAAGGAGAAGCTCCCCCTGGACCCGAGCGGGGTGGACACCGAGGACGTGGCCGCCTTCCCCGACGGCCGGGGCTACCTCCTGGTGGAGGAGAACTCCCCCTCCGTCCTCTTCGCCGACGCCCGGGGCCGGGTGCTGGTGCGCTACACCCCCAAAGGGGTGCGCCTCCCCGCCCGCTACCCCGTGCGGGACATCCTCCCAGAGGTCCTGGCCCTTAGGCGCAACAACCGCGGCCTGGAGAACCTGGCCCTCTCCGGGGACGGGAAAACCGCCTGGGCGGTGCTGCAAAGCCCCATTGGCTCCACCCGTGACCCCGCCTTCGACGGGAGCCTGGTGGCCCGGGCGGTGCGGCTGGATGTCTCCGACCCCCTAAGGGCCCGGGTGACGGGGCTTTACCTGGTGCCCTTCTCCGACCCCAAGGACTACCCCAAGCCCAACCGCCCCCGGGACATGAAGTTCTCCGCCGCCAGCTGGGTGGAGGGGGAGAAAATCCTCCTCCTGGAGCGGGCCGAGGGCGGGGCCCGGATTTACCTGGTGGACTTTAGCCGCGCCACCAACCTCCTGGACCACCCCAAGGGGGATAGCCCCGAGCTGGACAAGGCGGGCACGGACTACGCCGCCTTGGGCATCCGCCTGCCAGAAAGGCGCCTCCTCCTGGAGACCTGGCGCCACCCGGCCTTTGACACGGACAAGCTGGAGGGGGTGGCCCTCCTGGAGGACGGGCGCACCCTGGCCCTCGCCGACGACAACGACTTCGCCATCACCGGTAAGGAGGGGCCTTCCCGGCTCTGGCTGGTGCGTCTGCCAGAGGCGCTGCGGTGAAACGAGGTGGTGGAGGAACGGTATGAGAGCGCGGTGGTTGGGACTGTTGGCGGTAGCCTCCCTGCTGGGAGCCTGCACGGGCCAACGCCCCCAGGCGGGGGAAACGGCGGTGCGGGTGCTGAACGCGCCCGAGACGGTGCAGGTGGTGACCCTCGAGGTGAACGGCACCCCCCAGGCCGTGGCCAAGGAGGGGGAGGTCTGGACGGCCCGGGTGCGCCTTGGGCCAGGGGAGCACACCTTTGTGGCCCGGGGTCTGGACGCCCCAGGCGGCGTGGTCCTCTACAAGGCCCACGAGCGCAAGCGGGTGACCCCGGGGCAGGAGGTGCGCCTTAGGCTTTTCCGCCTCACCTCGGACGTGCAGGTGGAGGTGGAAAACCCCGCCCCCGGGGAGAGCTATCTGGCCAAGGCGGGCGGGGCCATGGCGGCTTTGCCCGGGGGGCAAGGGACGCTCCAGGGGGTGCCCACGGGCCGGGGGGTGGCCCTCTTGGTGGAGGCGAGAAGCCCCTCGGGGATGCTCCTGCGCCAGGGGAGCGCCTCCTTTGACCTGTCCGAGGCGCCCCTTGCCGTGCGGGTATCCCTGCAGGCTGTAGCCCACCAGCCCCCACAGGTGGAACTCCAAGGGGCTTCCCAGGTGGAAAAGGGCCAGGCCTATGCCCTGCGGGTGGTGGCCCAAGACCCCAACCCCGAGGACCGGGGCGTAGCCCTCACCCGCCTCGTGGTGGAGTGGGGAGACGGGGCGCGAAGCGAGTTGGCCCTTTCTGGGCGCCAGGCGGTGCAGGAGCTAGCCCACACCTACACCGCTGCCGGGGCCTATACCCTCACGGTGCGGGTGGAGAACAGCGCCGGCCTGGCGGCGCAGGAGAGCCTCACCCTGGAGGTGCTGGAGCCGGAAACCCCCATCGTCATCGAGCCGGGGCCGGACCTGGCCCGGGTGGAGCTTGCGGTGAGCGGGGCACCGGAGGGGACCTCGAGCCTGGTGGCGGAGATCACGCCGGAGACCCCCCTGGTGCCCCAGTCCCTGAGGCCCCTGGACCTGAGGAACCGCTACCAGGTGCCCCTCTTCCCCCAAGGGGACCTCTGGCGAGGAGCCCTGCACCTGCCCCAGGGCTTGGGCTACCGCTTGGTCCTGGTGGCCCAGGCGGGCGGCCAGGAGGTGCGCTCCCGGGAGGAGGCCTTCCGCACCCAGGGGGCGGAGGTGCGGGTGGAGCTTCCCTTCGTGCCTGCCCCCGAGTACGCCTGCCCTGCGCCCGCCGCACCCCTCAAGGCCACGTACGAGGTGCAGGGCCGAGGGGACCGGAGCCCCCTGGTGGGGCAGACGGTAGCGGTGCGGGGGGTGGTGACCGCGGTCTTTCCCGGCCTCCAGGGTTACTTCATCCAAGACCCTCGGGGGGACGGGGACCCGGAGACCTCCGACGGCCTCTTCGTCTACGCCGCCAGCAGCAGCCTGTCCGTAGCCGTGGGCCAGTACGTGCAGGTGGTGGGCCCGGTGTCCGAGTACGCGGCGAGCGGGGATACCCTGGGCACCCTGACCCAGGTGCGGCAGAACAGCGTGCAGGTCTGCGGGGAGATGGCTCTGCCCCAGGCGGTGACCCTGACCCTGCCCGTGGCCGATTTGGAACGTTACGAGGGCATGCGGGTGCGGGTGGAGGGGCTCACCGTCACCGAGGTCTACGACCTGGGGCGCTACGGGCAGGTGACCCTGGCTCCCTTCCGCCTCCCCCACCCCAACGCCGACGGGGACCCCGCCACCCAGGTGGACCCCTCGAGGCCCCTCTACTCCGGCTACACCCTGGTCTTGGACGATGGCTCCACAGCCCAGAACCCCAACCCCATCCCCTACCTGACCCCAGGAGGCACCCTGCGGGTGGGGGACCGGCTCCTTCAGGCGGAGGGGATCCTGGAGTGGCGCTTTGGGGCCTACCGGCTCCAGCCCACCCAGGAACCTCCTTTTGCAACCGCTAACCCCAGGCCGCCGGCTCCAAGCCTCGGGGAGGGTTTGAAGGTGGCCTCCTTCAACCTGCACAACTGGTTCACCACTTTCTCCGGCACCTTCACCCCGCCAGGATGTGCCGCGAGCCATCAGCCCCGGGGGGCTAAAAGCGCCCAGGAGTGGGAGCGGCAGAAGGCCAAGCTGGTGGCGGCCCTTAGCGCCTTGGATGCGGACGTGGTGGCCCTCCAGGAGGTGCAGAACAACGGTGCGGAGGCCCTCGAGGCCCTGGTCCAGGCCCTGAACGAGCGCCTGGGCCCAGGCACCTACGCCTACGTCCCTGACCCCCAGGGGGGCCTGGGGTGCGACGCCATCAAGGTGGGGCTTCTCTACAAGCCCTCCCGGGTGGAGCGGGTAGGAGAACCCCTGGCCTTGGCCTCGGCCACCTTCGAGCGCTACCCCCTGGCCCAGGCCTTCCGCGACAAGGCCACAGGCGGGGTCTTCACCGCGGTGAGCGTCCACCTCAAGAGCAAGGGCAGTTGCGATGCCTCCGACCCCGACACGGGCCAGGGGTGCTGGAACGGGCGCCGCACCGCCCAGGCCCGGGAGCTCGCCGACTGGGTGGAGGGCACCCTGAAGGCGATGGACCCCGACGTGCTGGTCTTGGGGGACTTCAACGCCTACGAGGAGGAGGACCCCCTGGTCCTCCTCAGGGACCGGGGCCTTAGCCCCCTCCTCCGCGGGCACTACACCTACGTCTTCCAGGGGCTGACCGGGGCTTTGGACCACGCCTACGCCACCCCGAGCCTCACCGCCCAGGTGCGGGGGGCTTTGGTTTGGCACATCAACGCCGATGAGCCCCGGGTGCTGGACTACACCCTGGCCTACAAAGCCGACGACCGCTATGCGCCCGACCCCTACCGTTCCAGCGACCACGACCCCCTCCTCCTGGCCCTGGCCCTCACCGCCGACGCCCCGCCCTCGGGGGGTGGACCCGGCACGGGAGGAGCCACCTGCGCCCCGGAGGGGGCTCCCGTGGTCATCAACGAGTTCCGCTTCCGGGGGCCGAGTGGAGGAAACGACGAGTTCATCGAGCTCTTCAACCGCTCCTGCACCCCGGTGGACCTCACGGGATGGAAACTCCAAGGCTGGAGCGGAACTTCCTGGGGGGACCGGGCCATCTTGGCCAGCGTGACCCTGGAGCCCGGCCAGTACTACCTCCTGGCCAACACCGCCTCTGGGGGCTACAGCCTGAGCGTGCCCCCAGACCAGACCTACACCACAGGCATCGGGGATAACCGGGCGGTGCGCCTCCTGGACGCCCAGGGGCGGGTGGTGGACCTGGTGGGGTTTGCCGCGAGCGGGCAGTTTGAAGGGGCGGGCATTCCCGACGGCCCCACCGCTAACCCCCC
Above is a genomic segment from Thermus tengchongensis containing:
- a CDS encoding esterase-like activity of phytase family protein; protein product: MERWKPVAGFMGLMAVTLGLLGLFEARGAGPEGAQVVGVYSLPPTPIRALNPHLRQEDVDEALRRGWPVADRPALGSGLFYLGNGRFLGLTDRGPNGDCPGGKFFPLPRFAPVLLPFRLDEATKTIRLEAPLPLRTPGGAPLTGLPNREGEDVPFASTECKEKLPLDPSGVDTEDVAAFPDGRGYLLVEENSPSVLFADARGRVLVRYTPKGVRLPARYPVRDILPEVLALRRNNRGLENLALSGDGKTAWAVLQSPIGSTRDPAFDGSLVARAVRLDVSDPLRARVTGLYLVPFSDPKDYPKPNRPRDMKFSAASWVEGEKILLLERAEGGARIYLVDFSRATNLLDHPKGDSPELDKAGTDYAALGIRLPERRLLLETWRHPAFDTDKLEGVALLEDGRTLALADDNDFAITGKEGPSRLWLVRLPEALR
- a CDS encoding antitoxin Xre/MbcA/ParS toxin-binding domain-containing protein, which gives rise to MTLPATPLARAELVAQGLPREALEEVRRSLELTQGELAQALRTTPRTLQRQGPRLTPELSDRLYRLYRLWERALLFHGDEARARRFLKAPNPALGGRRPLDLAGNEAGLEAVLDLLDNLEEGVYL
- a CDS encoding ExeM/NucH family extracellular endonuclease gives rise to the protein MRARWLGLLAVASLLGACTGQRPQAGETAVRVLNAPETVQVVTLEVNGTPQAVAKEGEVWTARVRLGPGEHTFVARGLDAPGGVVLYKAHERKRVTPGQEVRLRLFRLTSDVQVEVENPAPGESYLAKAGGAMAALPGGQGTLQGVPTGRGVALLVEARSPSGMLLRQGSASFDLSEAPLAVRVSLQAVAHQPPQVELQGASQVEKGQAYALRVVAQDPNPEDRGVALTRLVVEWGDGARSELALSGRQAVQELAHTYTAAGAYTLTVRVENSAGLAAQESLTLEVLEPETPIVIEPGPDLARVELAVSGAPEGTSSLVAEITPETPLVPQSLRPLDLRNRYQVPLFPQGDLWRGALHLPQGLGYRLVLVAQAGGQEVRSREEAFRTQGAEVRVELPFVPAPEYACPAPAAPLKATYEVQGRGDRSPLVGQTVAVRGVVTAVFPGLQGYFIQDPRGDGDPETSDGLFVYAASSSLSVAVGQYVQVVGPVSEYAASGDTLGTLTQVRQNSVQVCGEMALPQAVTLTLPVADLERYEGMRVRVEGLTVTEVYDLGRYGQVTLAPFRLPHPNADGDPATQVDPSRPLYSGYTLVLDDGSTAQNPNPIPYLTPGGTLRVGDRLLQAEGILEWRFGAYRLQPTQEPPFATANPRPPAPSLGEGLKVASFNLHNWFTTFSGTFTPPGCAASHQPRGAKSAQEWERQKAKLVAALSALDADVVALQEVQNNGAEALEALVQALNERLGPGTYAYVPDPQGGLGCDAIKVGLLYKPSRVERVGEPLALASATFERYPLAQAFRDKATGGVFTAVSVHLKSKGSCDASDPDTGQGCWNGRRTAQARELADWVEGTLKAMDPDVLVLGDFNAYEEEDPLVLLRDRGLSPLLRGHYTYVFQGLTGALDHAYATPSLTAQVRGALVWHINADEPRVLDYTLAYKADDRYAPDPYRSSDHDPLLLALALTADAPPSGGGPGTGGATCAPEGAPVVINEFRFRGPSGGNDEFIELFNRSCTPVDLTGWKLQGWSGTSWGDRAILASVTLEPGQYYLLANTASGGYSLSVPPDQTYTTGIGDNRAVRLLDAQGRVVDLVGFAASGQFEGAGIPDGPTANPPGQISWKRLPSGKDTDNNAQDFFFGENWANPQNRQSPFYGDN